The genomic interval CTGGGCTCTGATGAAGCCAGTTATATCTCGGGTTCACGCTACGGCGTCACGGGCGGCAAACCGATCCTCTGACGACCATGACGAGGCTTGCTGTTGCAGGCCTCGCCGCTTCATCTGCGCGCTGCGAACCATGCGGTAAAGACTTGAACCATTCGCACGCCCATCACGTCCACCGCAACAGAACCGATGAGTTTGTACCCAGCAATCCGTGTTTCCCCCGACCGCCATGAGGTGCCTGCATGAACGCTATCGACCTGTTGATTCAAGACCATAAATTGGTGAAGAAGCTGCTGGCTGAATTGTCTTCAACCACCGAGCGAGCGGTGAAAAAGCGCGCCGAACTGCTGCACCGGATCGAGCAGGAGCTGCAAGTCCACACTGCACTGGAGGAGGACATCCTCTACCCGGCCATCAAGAAAGCCGGCGGCAAGGAAGAGGCGAAGATGTATTACGAAGCCAAGGAAGAACACCGTACCGTCGATTCGCTGGTGCTTCCTGATCTGCTTCATACCGAAACCGGCACCCTGGAATTTGCCGGGCGGGTGAAGGTGATGAAAGAGCTGCTTGAACATCACATCGAAGAAGAGGAAGGCGAGCTGTTCCCCACGGCGAAAAAACTGCTGGGCAAAGATCAGCTGGAAGAGATGGGCATTGCCATGGAGGCGCACAGGAAAATGCTCAAGGGCGAACGAAGGGCTGCATGAACCGAATGCGCCACAGCCAAAAAGAAATTAAAGCAGGCCAATTTATTACCTGAAGGAATAAAAATAGCACCGAACGATATTGGTATATACCAGATGTCTACCCGTTAAATCTGCTCCCTGAGCCCTGAGGGCACCAAGGAGCACGAAAGGATGAACGCGGTACGGGTAATGCTGGAATATTTCCACCCTTGGCCAAATTCGGCAGGGTTCTACGTCGCAAGGGAGCGCGGGTGGTATCAGGACGCCGGCTTGTCGGTGCAACTGGTAGTGCCCGACCCCTTCCATGGCGACACGTTGGAGCACCTGCTCAACGGCGATGCGGATGTCGGCGTGTTTCCCAGCAATCGCTTGCTGGTCAGGCGCAGCCTCGGCCAGCCGCTGCTGGGTGTCGCGGCCATCAACCATCGGGGCCTTGAATCGATCCAGACCCTCACCGACTTCGGCATTCGCCGCCCCAGGGACCTGGCTGGCAAACGCCTGGCGCTCAACCCCACGCCCCGTGGCCTGGCCATGGTGCGCCATCTGGTGGCCGCCGATGGCGGCGACCCGGATGCCGTGATCATCGTCGACAGCAAAGTGCGCGAACTGCGCCCGGAAGACCTGGCGGCAGGCATTGCCGACGCCAGTTTTGGCGGCTACTGGGCCTGGGAGGCCTTGATGGACAGCCCGGTTGCGGCCGAGCGACGTGTGGTCTGGCCAGTCGATGACATTGGCGCACCGCGATATCACAGCTACCTGCTGGGCGGGCAGCAACGCTGGTTCGAGGAAAACCCCGAGATCGCCCGCGCCTTTCTCGCCGCCACCGAGCGTGGCTTTCGCGCGGCGGCCGCTGACCCGCAAAGCGCGTTGGGCGCCTATGAGGCCGCCACCCCTTACTTTCCGAGGGCGCTGCTCAGCCAATCGCTACAGCACATCGCACCCACTTGGCTGCATGAGCAGCGCTGGGGCCAGCAACGCGAAGAATTGATCGCGCCCTACGCCCAGTGGCTGCACCACCACGGCGTACTGGCCGACGCCGACGCTTGGCGTGGTGCCACCAGTAACCGTTACCTGCCGGAGCCACAGGCATGAACAAGCCCTTGCGCATGGCCCATGGCATGGGCGTGCAGCCAGTAGAAGCCGACTGGCCCGCGCTGACTCAGGTGGATGTGGAAGCGGTACTGAGCCATTTCCCGCGGCTTGGCACCGTGGGCCCGCTGCACTGGCACAGCCCCCGCCCCTTCTCGGCTGCCGCGCAGGTGCGCACAGACCAGGGCGAGCTGTTCGTCAAACGCCACCACCGCAGTGTCCGCCAGCCCGCCTGGCTGCTGGAAGAACACCGCTTCGTTCAGCACCTTGAACAGCGTGGCGCGCCCGTTGTCACCCCGTTGCTCGACCGCAACGGCGACAGCGTGGTGGCCCTGGGTGAATGGACTTACGAGGTGCTGCCCTGCGCGCAGGGCCACGACCTGTACCGTGACGCGCTGTCGTGGACACCCTTCCTCAGCCTGCCGCACGCCCATGCGGCGGGCGTTGCCCTTGCTCGCCTGCACCTGGCCGCCGAAGGCTTCACTGCGGGCGCCCGACGCACGCCCGTATTGATTGCCAACCTGCGGTTCTTCAGCCACCACGCGCCGCTGTCGTCCATCGAAACGGCCTTGGCGCAGCAGCCCGCACTGGCTCACTACCTCGCAGACAAACACTGGCAGCAGGCCCTGAGCGAACTCTACCTGCCCCATCACCGCGCCCTGCTGCCGCTGCTGCAGCACCAGCCGGCGCTGTGGACCCACAACGACTGGCACGCCTCCAACCTGCTGTGGGACGAATCGGCTGACGCCACGCAGGTGCGCAGCGTCCTTGATTTCGGCTTGAGTGACCGGACTTTCGCCGTGTTCGACCTGGCCACTGCGGTAGAACGCAATTGCATTCCCTGGCTTGAACTCGATGCAGGCGGGCGCGCCGCCGCCGACCTCGACGCCGTCGAAGCACTGCTGGCCGGTTACCACAGCCAGCGGCCCCTGACACAGGCCGACCTGCTCACGCTCAAAGCGCTGCTGCCATTAGTCCATGTGGATTTCGCCCTCGCCGAAATCGACTACTTCCAAGGCATCGTCGGGTCCCGGAGCAACGCCGACATCGCCTACCACCATTTTTTGATCGGCCATGGCCAATGGTTTGGCAACAGCGAAGGCACCCGCCTGCTCGATCATCTGCACCGCATCGCACGCGCGCGCTGACAGGAGCCCCTATGCCCGACATCCTCATTTCACCCAACGCCTTGCACCACGCCCTGCAACAGCCGGGGCTGGTGGTGCTCGACGCCAGTGTGGAACTGGCCGCCGCCCAGTTCGATGGCGACTACCGCGTCGCCAGTGGCCATGCGGCCTGGCTGGCCGAACATATCCCGACGGCGCGGCATGCCGACCTGACGCGCGAGCTGGCCGACACCGCAGCGAGCTACAGCTTCGCCCTGCCTTCTCCGACGGAGGCAGCCGCGGCGCTGGCACGCCTGGGCATCGCCGAGGCACGGCATATCGTGGTCTACGACCGGCATGAGGGTTTTTGGGCTGCACGCCTGTGGTGGATGCTGCGTAGCCTGGGCGTGGCCGCGTCGGTGCTCGACGGCGGCCTGAAGGCCTGGCGCCAGGCCAACCTGCCCTTGGCCCGCGGTGAGCAAGCTCAGCCTGGTGTAGCGGGTTCGCCAGTGTCGCTCACCGTCCATCCAGGGTACTGGGCAAACCGCGAAGACGTGCTGGCCGTACTCGATGGACAAGCGCCAGGCACGCTGGTGTGTGCGCTGTCCAAGGGGCTGTTCGAGGGCAGCGCGGTGACCCGCTATGCCCGACGCGGCCATATCCCCGGCAGCCTCAACCGACCGGCGCGGCAACTGTTCGACGAGCAGGGCCGCTACCTGGCGCCCGACGCATTGGCCCGCGCACTCGGCCCAGCATTGGTCGAAGGCACCCAGCCACTGGTCCTCTACTGTGGCGGCGGTATTTCCGCAGCCGCCACTGCCCTGGCCCTGACGCGCCTGGGGCGCCAGGGCGTTTCGATCTATGACGGCTCGCTGCAGGAATGGGCAGCTGACCCTGCATTACCAATGACCACCGGAGCAACGCCGGCCTGAAGTTACACCCCCTTCAAGCGCCCGCTCAACGATGCTGTCGCCGCTGCATAGGCGCGGCATCGCGAGCACAGGTTTACCCGATTTTCGGTGCCACACCGCTGGTCACCCAGGAGTTCGTTCATGGCTTCATCCTTGTCTTTTCAACACCGCCACGGCCTCGCGCTGGGGCTGCTGAGCCTGTCATTGAACCCGGCCCTGGGCTGGGCAGACAGCACCCTGCTGGAGGCCATCACCGTGACGGGCGCCCAAGCCAACAGCTACCAAGCCACCTCAGCCTCGGTGGGGGGGCTGGGCGAAGCGCCACTGCTCGATACGCCAGCCTCGGTTGCGGTGTTCACCGAGCAACTGCTCAAGGACCGCCAGGCCAGGCTGCTCAGCGACGTGCTCAGCAACGACGCCTCGACCGGCGAAAGCTATGCGCCGATCGGTTACTACGAAAACTTCGTGGTTCGCGGGTTTTCCCTCAGCGCCGCCAACAGCTACAAGATCAACGGCAGCACCATCACTGGCGAGCAGAACGTCGCGCTGGAAAACAAACAGCAGGTCGAGCTGCTCAAAGGCCTTTCCGGGTTGCAAAGTGGCGTTTCCGAGCCGGGCGGGCTGGTCAACTACGTCACCAAGCGCCCGCAGAACGTACGTTCAGTCACCGTCGCGAGCAACGAATCAGGCGAGCGCTATGTGGCCACCGACCTTGGCGGCTGGCTGGACAGCGAGCAGCGCCTGGGCGTGCGCGCCAACTTCGCCCACGAAGACATACGCTCCTACGTGGACAACTCGGACGGCAAACGCGATTTCGCCTCCCTGGCCGTGGACTGGAACCTCAGCGATGCCGCCCTGCTGCAGCTGGATGCCGAGTACCAGACCCGCGAACAGCGCTCGGTGCCGGGCTATCAGCTACTCGGTGGTAGCGTGGTGCCCAGCGGCATCGACCCCAAGGACCGCCTGGCCGACCAGCGCTGGTCGAAACCGGTGGGTATCGATTCGCTCAACCTTGGCAGCCGCTTCGAGTACCGCTTCGACGACAACTGGACCGCCAACTTGAGCGCTTCGCGCAGCCGGGTGGTGATCGACGACTACAGCGCCTTCGCCTGGGGCTGCTATGGCGCCCCGAGCTGCGCCAGCTCAGCCGTGCCCAACTACTTCAGCCCCGAGGGCGACTACGATGTCTACGACTTCCGCAACCCCGACGATACCCGCCGCAACGACGAGCTTCAGGCGGCACTGAGCGGGCGCTTCGACAGCGGCCCTTTGCAGCATGAGCTGACCGTCGGCAGCAGCGCCCTGCGCCGTATCGTCGACCGCCGCGACTCGGTCAACGAATGGGTGGGCACTGCCAACATCTACCAGCCGGTACCCGACTTTGCGCCGACCAGCGAACCGCTGGGCCACACCTACCGGCGCCTGGACAGCCGCCAGTACGGCTTGTTCTTCAGCGACCGGCTGAGCTACGGCGAACACTGGCAGGCCATTCTGGGTGGCCGCCAGGTGCGGCTGGACGAAAAAACCTTCGATATCGACGGCAACACCACGCGCCATACCCAACGTTCGGAGTTCCTGCCCAACGTGGCACTGATCTACAAACCGCGCCCGGACATCTCGCTGTACACCAGCTACAGCAAAGGCCTGTCACTGGGCGGCGAAGCGGCGTGGTTCACCACCAATGCCGACGAGATCCTGCCGCCCACGGTTTCACGGCAACTGGAGGTAGGTGCCAAGCGTGACTGGCAGGGCTTGAGCCTCGGCGCCGCGCTGTTTCGCATCAGCAAGGCCTACCAGTATTCACGCCCCAATGGCGACGGCAGCTTCACCTACGTGCAGCAAGGCGACCAGGAAAACATCGGCCTCGAACTGTCCGCCAGCGGGCACCTGACCGAGCAGTTGCAGGTGTCGGCCAGTGCCGCGGCCATCCGCGCCCGGGTCGAGGACAGCGGCACTGACAGCTACGAAGGGCACCAGGCGATCAACGTGCCAAACGTGCGCGCCAGCCTGCACGCCGACTACAGTGTCGCCAGCATCAAGGGCCTGGCCCTGCTCGGCGGCCTGCGCTACAGCGCCAGCAAGTATGCAAGCCAGGCCGGCAACGTGAAGGTCGACGGGTACACGGTGTTCGATGCCGGGGCGCGCTACACCCTGGACCTGGAAGGCTACGAAACCGTAGTGCGCCTGACCGTGGACAACCTCTTCGACAAACGCTACTGGCGTGATGTGGGCGAGTACATGGGGGATGGCTACCTGTTCCAGGGTGCGCCGCGCACCGCTCGCCTGTCCGCCACCGTGAATTTCTGAGGAATCGCCATGACCCGGTCCGTCTCGCTGATCGCCACCCTGCTGGCAACGCTGCTCACCGGTTGCCAGCAGCACCCGCCCGCTAACGACCAGCTCGATGCGGTGCTCTGGACCCAGACGTCGGTGGAACACGACCTGCTGTTCCGCCAGGTGTATGCCAGTGCCACCCAGCACCTCGACAGGGCCTTGGCCGACCCCGCCTGGGATGCGCTGGCACAGGCACCGCGCGCGCTAAACGGTTTGCCACCGGCGCTGATCATCGACATCGACGAAACCCTGCTGGATAACGTCCCGCTCAACGCCCGTTCGATCATCAATGACCGCCCCTATGACTACGACGCCTGGTACCAGTGGGTCGATCGCGCCAAGGCCCCTGCCCTGCCCGGCGCGGTGGGCTTCCTGCAGGCCGCCGCGCGCCGTGGTATCACGCCGTACTACCTGACCAACCGAGCACCAGGCCAGGAGCAGGCAACCCTGGAAAACCTGCGCCGCGCCGGCTTCCCCATCGACAGCAGCGCCCAGATCCTCACCGCCGGCACCGCCATTGGCGGTTGCCAGGCCAGCGGTTCGGACAAGACCTGCCGCCGTCATTGGGTGGGGACCCAGGCGCGGGTGCTGATGCAGCTGGGCGACAGTATCGGTGATTTCATGGCCACCCGCGGCAGCCAGCAGGCCCAGCTCGACGCGGCCCGCCCCTACTTCGCCTGGCTGGGTGAACGCTGGTTCCTGCTGCCCAACCCCACCTATGGCGGCTGGTACAGCGCGCCGTATCAGGGGCGCGAAGGGTTGTCGGAACAACAGAAGCGTGCCTTCAAGCACAAGGTCTTGAAGCCCCAGTACTGACGCTGCCGAGGAGGCGCCCATGTCAACGTTAGAAATCATCGCCGTGCTGTTCAACATCCTCGGCGTGTGGCTGACCACCCAACGTATTCGCTGGTGCTGGCCAGTAAGCGTGGTCGCCGTGCTGCTCTACGCCTGGATATTCTTCGACGTGAAGCTGTATTGCGACATGCTGCTGCAACTGGTCTTCGCCGTGCTGCAAGGTTACGGCTGGTGGCGCTGGAGCCAGGGTTACAGCGTCGCCGGCAAGGTCGGCGTGCAACGCCTGCCGCGCCGCGAGGCCATCATCAGCCTGGCGGCGGGGCTTGCTGGCGCAGTACTGCTTGGCGCCGTCATGCAGCGCTACACCGATGCCTCGGCGCCGTGGATCGACGCGCTGCTGAGTTCGCTCAGCCTGGTGGCCAGCTTCTGGGCGGCACGCAAATACGTCGCCAGCTGGGGGCTGTGGATCGTGCTCGACAGCGCCTACGTCGGGCTGTTCCTGTTCAAGGACCTGCAACTCACGGCGGCCCTGTACGCCGGCTTCGTGGTATTGGCCGCCTACGGCCTGCTGGCCTGGCGCAACGAACTGCTGGCCCAGCAACAGCCCCTGCCTGCAGGCGCCGAGGTAGTGCCATGAACCCGTTTCGCACCTCATTCGTCAGCGAGTCGCAGCCACAGGCCACTTGGCGCGCCAGCCAGCCCCATTACCTGCGTATCCGCGATCAACTGGCCAGTGACCTGGCTAAAGGCTGCCTGCCCGCCGACAGCAAGCTGCCCGCAGAGCGCGACCTGGCCGAGCGTTTCGGCTGCACACGGGTGACCCTGCGCCAGGCACTGCAATTGCTGGAAACCGACGGCGTCATCTACCGCCAGGACCGCCGCGGCTGGTACGTCAGCCCCCCACGCATCCGCTACGACCCAACCGGCATCACAGGCTTCATGGAGTACGTCGCCACCCAGGGCCGCACGCCACGCACCGAGTGCCTGCAAGCCGAGCGCCGCCCAGCCGGGGCCTGGCTGGCCAAGCGCATGGGCCTGGAGCATGCGGAGGAGCCGGTGTTTTACCTGCAGCGCCGTCGCTACGTGGACCAACGCCCGGTGCTGCTCGAGTGCAATGTGCTGGTTGCCGACTGGTGCCCCGGCTTGCTCGACGCCGACCTCAACACCTCGCTGACCGCCCTGCTGCGCGAACGTTTCGGCCGCGTGCAGTCGCGCAGCGAGTTGTGCATGCACCCTGAGACGATGAACGACTTTCAGGCCGATCTGCTGCAAGTCTCCCCAGGCTCGAGCAGTTTCTACCTGGAACGCCTGAGCTTCGGCGAGCGCGGCCAGCCCGTGGAGTTCGACCAGGAATTCTGGCGCCCGGACGCCCTCGCCGTGGTGCTGCAAACCCGCTACCCCGGCCAGGTCGACGCGCTATGAAACACCCACTCGACACCCCATTGGAAACACGCTTGCTGGCCGCCGAAGGCCTGATTTTCGACTGCGACGGCACCCTGATCGACAGCCTGCCCGCCTACGCCAGCGCCTGGCGCGCGGGCTTCGCTGCGTCTGGCAAGGGGATGGACAGCGCATGGCACGCCGCCCGCTGCGGGCTCTGCGAGACGCAATTGATGACGCATTTCGAACAGAGCCACCAGGTCACGCTGGATCGCCCCAGGGTGGTGGCGACGATGCGCCAGCACTACCTGGCCAACCTTTCCCGGCATGTGCGTGAGATCAGCCAGGTGACTGCCATCGCCAGGCGGTTTGCCGGGGTGAAGCCCATGGCGGTGGCATCCAGTGGATCACGCGAGATTGTCTTGAACTCACTGGCCGCCCTGGGTTTGGCCGAGCTGTTCGACGCCATTGTGACCATCGACGATGTCGGCAAGGCCAAGCCTGATCCTGCTATCCCTCTAGAGGCCGCCCGGCGACTGGGGCTGCCGCCTGCTCGCTGCCTGGTGTTCGAGGACAGCGAGCAAGGCCTGGAGGCAGCGCGGCGCGGTGGGCTGCCGGTGGTGGACGTAAGGCGGCTGAGCGCGCCTTAGATGCGCCTGTCAACGCCACTCGCTGTAAGGCTCCAGCGGCGTCTGCCCTTCGGCTGTCCGCCCGCCACGCTTTGATCGGCGGTGAAATTGCGTAGCGCCGCCTCGAGCAGGGGAATTTCTTCATATACAAGCATTGAGGGTGCCAGGTACTGTTCGAAGCCAGCCAGCGTTGCGCCACTCCGCCAAATGACCGCACCCTCGCTGCTTGGCGCTGGGCGCGGTCGCGTACGCTTCGGCCTACTTGATCTCCTCCACATCAGTGGCGTGATATTCTCCATTCACCAACTTGATATTGAACCTGACCTTGGACTTTAGCTTCAGGTCCCCAGCCTCCGCGGGCGGCAGGTACACCTGATCACCCTCTTCATCGCCCTCGACTTCGATGAAACCGAACTTCTGGGTGGCATGGAGTTGACACACTGTTCCTTGCTTGCCCGTTTTTACTGTGCTCATGATTTCGATCCTCAATGTCATTGTCTGTGGATGCTATCCCCGCGCCCAAACGCGGGTACGGGAAAAGCCTACTGCGCCTGCCACCGCCCAGATACTGGCACTTTTGTCAGGTACCCCATGGCCAGGCCTCGGCACACTCACTACCAGAACCGCACGCCGTGCGTGGCCACTGGCAAGTCGTGTTGCACGATGCTCAAAGACGGAAGCTTGGGCACTTTGACAGGTTCATGACCGCCCCCGCCCCTCGCACTGACCGTAGCCTCTTTTTTCTGCGCCAGGCTTATGCTGGAGTCGATCGTCGAATACAGAATGTAGGACTCAATCGTCGTGCTGGTAACGTAAATTGCGAGCGAGCCGAGCCGCGACGTGCCGGGTGTCGCGAGCGACGAGCGAAAATAATTGCCAATTCCCCCTAGCCAACCCGAGGTGGACGTGGGTTGTTCAGCAATTTCAACGGGGGCTGTCAGGTAGCTCCAAGCCCGCTTCCGAGCGCCATTCAGGCCGTTCCGAGCCAACCACTGCGCCGCGGGGTCCAAGTAGTTGTACTTAAAGCGGCTCAGGGCGCCCACGTTTTGAGGGCCAATAAAACCACTCACCGTGCGAGGGACATAAAGACTCCCCAGCGCGTTATCGGCAATCTGCCCTGCACGTCCAGCGCGTGAACCTGCGCTTCCAACGCGAGAGCCTGCACTTCCCACGCGTGAGCCTGCACGTCCAACACGCGATGCAGCGCTCCCCACTTTGGCACCGTTTCCGATCAACTTGGGCCCCTTGTGCGCGAACTGTAGCCCTTTGAAGCCAGACTTCATCACCCCGGCGAAGCCCAGACAACTCAATGCCCCCGTGACAACCGAGACGATGCCCAGCGCCTTGGACAATCCAGGGTTGGATTCCTCCGTCAATACCGACGCCACTTCGAAAGCGAACGACGCCACACTCATCGCCGTGACGAACGCCAGCATGGCCATCGTCAGCCCCCCGTTGAAAACGGTCAGCGCGCCGCCCGCCACGGCCAACGTCAGCGAAAACGCCAGGTCCCGCCAGCGGCTGCCAACCTTCATCTTCTGCGTGTCCTGCAGCGCCTGTTCGTAAGTGGCCAGCTGGTGATTCTGGTCCCAGCGGCTGAGCATGATCGCCCCGCTGGGGTCGTGTAGGTTGATCGGGTCCGGGCAGTGGGCGTAGTCGTTGAGCCCACCTTCACCGAACGGGCTGAGCCAGTCCGGCTGGGCATAACGGCGCAGCGTCGGGTCATAACTGCGGTAGCCATTGCCGGCGTGGTAGTGCCCGGTAAGCGGGTCGCGGCGCATGCCGTTGTAGCCGGCGACCAGCCCTTCCAGCGCCTTGCCATCGCCGAACGGCAGCAGCGGTGCCAGCTCCAGCGCGCCGTCCTTGAATTGCCCGGCGACGCCCGCGTTCGCGTCGTTGATCAGCCAACGCACCTCGTTATCATCGTACTGGGCCAGCCCACTGGACAGGCTGGTGGTCTGGCTGACCTTGCCGGCCTTGTCATAGCGGATTTCGCCGATCAGTTCATCGCCGTTGTAGCGCAGCTCACGGGTGCTTTCGTCGCCCTTGAGGTACTGCGCCACCAGGCGCTGGCTGCCGTCGTACTCGTAGCGGGCCAGCAACTGGCCGGCGCTGTCGCTGACCTTGTCGAGCTGGCCGGCGGCGTTATAGCTAAAGCGGTGTTCCCTGCCGTGGTCAGCGTCGTCGGTCAGGTAGCCATTGCTGTTCCAGGCCAGCGCGCGCTGGTCCTGGCCGCGGGTGATCCGCGTCAGCCGGGTCGGGTCGCTGGTCGCATAGGCCAGCTCCTCGGTCTGCGTCGTGCCATCGAAGCCGGTGGTGACGCAGCGGGTCAGGTTGCTCAGCGCGTCCCAGCTGAAGTCCTGGGCCTTGACCGCCGTGCCGTGGGCGTCCTGCGGGCAATGCTCGGCCTTGTCCGCCTCGCACTCATAACGCTGCAGGCGGTCGAGCACATCGTAGGTGAAGCGCTCGGCGCGCAGTAGCGTGCCTCTTTCGTAGCTCGCCTTGCTGGTCAGACGGCCGTCGCCGCGCCAGGTCAGGCACTGCTTGAAGCATTCGTTGCCGTTGTGCAGGAACCGCCGGGTGACTTCCTGGCCAAAGCCGTCATGCGCGCTGAGCACCTGCCACTGCCCACCGGCCTTGAGCGCCTGGGCCTGGCGTGACTGCAGCCGGCCCTGGGCGTCGTAACGGTACACCACCTCTTCGTGGTCCTGGCAGGTGCGCAGCACACGGCCCTGCTCGTCGCTGAACACGCGCTGCCAGTGGCCGTCGGCGCGCAGCGAGGCCAGCGGCCGGCCATGCAGGCTCAACCAGCGGCAGCCCTGGCGCTTGGCGCGCGGCGAGGTTTGCGCAACCCACTGCCGGCCGGGCAGGCTCGCGCTCCGGTAGGTCTGTGCCCAGTCGGTCTTCAGCGCGGCGTCACTGGCGGCCGAGGCCAGGGTCAGTGTGTCGTCGTTCTCGGTAAGGCTGGAGAGGGTGCGATCATCCACCTTGAAACGCAGGCCCTCGGCATTGCGCGGGGTGGTGAGGGTGGTCTTGTCGGGCAAGGTCACGCTATCGTCCATGAAGCTGTACGCGCGCCCGCCTACCGTGCGCGAGGTCAAGGTGCTGGGGTTATTCACCGTCTGTGTCGCCACCACCCTGCCGTCCACCTTGAGCTCGGTGGCATGGTTGCTCAGGCCATGGTAGCGGTACTCGACGGTAGAGCGGTCGGGGCGCGTGACCTTGGTTACCCGGCCCACGGCGTCGCGTTCGAGGTTATACACGCGGGTTTTCCCGCCCACGGTGCGGCCATAAGCGATGACGGCCCCCGAGTCGTCGAAGCGTTGGCGCACCTGCAACTGCGCTTGCCCAGCACCGTCGGTCACGTGTTCCACCTGCTCGAAGGTGCCGTCCTTGCAGTAGATGTAATCGAGGGTGCGCTGGTACAGGGAGTGCTCGTCGAAGCCCTCTTCGACGATGCGTTTGCTCAAGATGTCTTGATCCGCAAAGGGTTCAAGCGAGAACACATCGGGCGCCGGGACTTGCGCGTTGGCAGCCTCTTCTTCTTCTTTTTCTTCTTCGAGCCGGGCTCGTGTACCCGGCCCATCCAGGCCCCCTTGCTCCCTAACCCAGGTTTGCGGCCCCACGGCCGACACCTGCGGGGCCATCGCCACCACGGCCTGCCCGCCCGGCAAGTAGTCCCACTCGCAACTGGCCACTCGCTGCGACGTATCCAGCCCTTGCAGGCTGTATTGAGCCACCGGCACATAGTGCGGGGTGCCGTGCTTGCGCCACTCGTGCCCCCAGGCCCGTTGCAAGCCGTCCAGGTAGCTGCGGCTTATGTCCTGGTTCGCATGGGTGTGCATCGCGACCTTGCCATCAAGCGAATACACGGTGTCGATCTGCTCGTCAGGTTGCTGGTCCTTGTCCTTGTTCAGGTACTGGCCGGTGGCGTCCTTCTTGAGCCGGAAGCGCTTCTCTTGGGTCACCCGCCCCAGCGCATCGTACTGCCAGTGCACTTGCGTCCCTGGCTCTAGCCGACCCAGGCAGCGCCAGCCATGCCGTGAGCGCTGCACATTGCTGACCAGTTCGCTACCGTGCTCGGTGCTGCTGGTGACGCGTACCACGATGCCGTCATTGGTCGGGTTGTCTTCGAAATGCTGGACGCTCTCCAGTTTGAACATCTGCGCGCCCAGGTAGCTGCGCTGGGTATCCTTGACCGACCACTGCTTGACCTTGCTTTCCCCGCTCGGTGTAGCCTTGGGCGTGACCACGGTGATCTCGATGCTGCGCTGGCGCCACAGCAACCTGGCAGGCGAGTCGGCCAGCGCCCAGGTGGCTGTGGCGTCAAGCCTGTCGTTAGTGAGCGTGCCCTTGACCCCCTCGACCGTCACCACCTCGCTCAGCTCCAGCAGCTCCCGACTGCCACGCGTCACTTTGTTATAACCGAACAAGCGCAGGCCCTGGGGATTGCCGAAGGGGTCACACTGGTATTCAGCCATGACGGGCAACGAGGCATGCGCCGGGATGAACGGGCAGTTCAGGGCCGGCAGGTTGCCGAGGCCCTCCACACCCTTCAGCCCCGTGACATCCTTGGGCGTGAACAGGTTGCCGCCGGCCTCGGTGTAATAGCAGCGGTACAGCCGGTGCTCGTCGCTCTTGTGCAGCCACAGCACGTTGCCAGCCTTGTCCTCACCATGCGTCGCCACCTCCACCGTACGCCCCAGCGCGTCGCGCTCTGCAGGGGGGATATGGGCCACCATCCGGGTGATGC from Pseudomonas kermanshahensis carries:
- a CDS encoding hemerythrin domain-containing protein, whose translation is MNAIDLLIQDHKLVKKLLAELSSTTERAVKKRAELLHRIEQELQVHTALEEDILYPAIKKAGGKEEAKMYYEAKEEHRTVDSLVLPDLLHTETGTLEFAGRVKVMKELLEHHIEEEEGELFPTAKKLLGKDQLEEMGIAMEAHRKMLKGERRAA
- a CDS encoding ABC transporter substrate-binding protein: MNAVRVMLEYFHPWPNSAGFYVARERGWYQDAGLSVQLVVPDPFHGDTLEHLLNGDADVGVFPSNRLLVRRSLGQPLLGVAAINHRGLESIQTLTDFGIRRPRDLAGKRLALNPTPRGLAMVRHLVAADGGDPDAVIIVDSKVRELRPEDLAAGIADASFGGYWAWEALMDSPVAAERRVVWPVDDIGAPRYHSYLLGGQQRWFEENPEIARAFLAATERGFRAAAADPQSALGAYEAATPYFPRALLSQSLQHIAPTWLHEQRWGQQREELIAPYAQWLHHHGVLADADAWRGATSNRYLPEPQA
- a CDS encoding phosphotransferase enzyme family protein — encoded protein: MNKPLRMAHGMGVQPVEADWPALTQVDVEAVLSHFPRLGTVGPLHWHSPRPFSAAAQVRTDQGELFVKRHHRSVRQPAWLLEEHRFVQHLEQRGAPVVTPLLDRNGDSVVALGEWTYEVLPCAQGHDLYRDALSWTPFLSLPHAHAAGVALARLHLAAEGFTAGARRTPVLIANLRFFSHHAPLSSIETALAQQPALAHYLADKHWQQALSELYLPHHRALLPLLQHQPALWTHNDWHASNLLWDESADATQVRSVLDFGLSDRTFAVFDLATAVERNCIPWLELDAGGRAAADLDAVEALLAGYHSQRPLTQADLLTLKALLPLVHVDFALAEIDYFQGIVGSRSNADIAYHHFLIGHGQWFGNSEGTRLLDHLHRIARAR
- a CDS encoding sulfurtransferase, translating into MPDILISPNALHHALQQPGLVVLDASVELAAAQFDGDYRVASGHAAWLAEHIPTARHADLTRELADTAASYSFALPSPTEAAAALARLGIAEARHIVVYDRHEGFWAARLWWMLRSLGVAASVLDGGLKAWRQANLPLARGEQAQPGVAGSPVSLTVHPGYWANREDVLAVLDGQAPGTLVCALSKGLFEGSAVTRYARRGHIPGSLNRPARQLFDEQGRYLAPDALARALGPALVEGTQPLVLYCGGGISAAATALALTRLGRQGVSIYDGSLQEWAADPALPMTTGATPA
- a CDS encoding TonB-dependent siderophore receptor codes for the protein MASSLSFQHRHGLALGLLSLSLNPALGWADSTLLEAITVTGAQANSYQATSASVGGLGEAPLLDTPASVAVFTEQLLKDRQARLLSDVLSNDASTGESYAPIGYYENFVVRGFSLSAANSYKINGSTITGEQNVALENKQQVELLKGLSGLQSGVSEPGGLVNYVTKRPQNVRSVTVASNESGERYVATDLGGWLDSEQRLGVRANFAHEDIRSYVDNSDGKRDFASLAVDWNLSDAALLQLDAEYQTREQRSVPGYQLLGGSVVPSGIDPKDRLADQRWSKPVGIDSLNLGSRFEYRFDDNWTANLSASRSRVVIDDYSAFAWGCYGAPSCASSAVPNYFSPEGDYDVYDFRNPDDTRRNDELQAALSGRFDSGPLQHELTVGSSALRRIVDRRDSVNEWVGTANIYQPVPDFAPTSEPLGHTYRRLDSRQYGLFFSDRLSYGEHWQAILGGRQVRLDEKTFDIDGNTTRHTQRSEFLPNVALIYKPRPDISLYTSYSKGLSLGGEAAWFTTNADEILPPTVSRQLEVGAKRDWQGLSLGAALFRISKAYQYSRPNGDGSFTYVQQGDQENIGLELSASGHLTEQLQVSASAAAIRARVEDSGTDSYEGHQAINVPNVRASLHADYSVASIKGLALLGGLRYSASKYASQAGNVKVDGYTVFDAGARYTLDLEGYETVVRLTVDNLFDKRYWRDVGEYMGDGYLFQGAPRTARLSATVNF
- a CDS encoding 5'-nucleotidase, lipoprotein e(P4) family — translated: MTRSVSLIATLLATLLTGCQQHPPANDQLDAVLWTQTSVEHDLLFRQVYASATQHLDRALADPAWDALAQAPRALNGLPPALIIDIDETLLDNVPLNARSIINDRPYDYDAWYQWVDRAKAPALPGAVGFLQAAARRGITPYYLTNRAPGQEQATLENLRRAGFPIDSSAQILTAGTAIGGCQASGSDKTCRRHWVGTQARVLMQLGDSIGDFMATRGSQQAQLDAARPYFAWLGERWFLLPNPTYGGWYSAPYQGREGLSEQQKRAFKHKVLKPQY